Genomic DNA from Halomonas sp. BDJS001:
GCGTTAAAGATGTAGCGACTGGCGCGCCAGTCGCTAAAAAGCCCACTTGTATAAGTGGGCTCACTTGAAACCTTTCGTTTAAACGTAAGGAAAAATAAAACGTTACGTCATGACCATGGGGTTTTTATGGATACCGGAGATGCCGGTCATACCATCCCACTGGTCGCCGCGACCTTCACGCCAACCGCTCATCCAGTATTCGCGTAAATTGATATCTTGACTGGGACAGTCATCACGAGAACGACCTGATACACCCGCTTTGTAGCCGTGGACATAAGCCCGCTGGAAGCGATCACGTTTTTGCCGTTTCATTGGCTAACCTCTTTTCACAAAAGCCTTTGATAAGAAATAGGATGATGCCGGATTTATTCACAAAACATATTCCACAACATCCATTATTCCGAGAGCTTGCTTCAAGAGCGAGTCGCCGCATCAACTCAAATGTCTAGCGCTCACGAGCTGAACGAATCGAGCGACGATCTCATTCGTATCATAAGCCGAGTCTTATATCGGCCCTGACAGGTAACGCATGCGTTTTTCAGTAGCTACTCTCTTATTGTTAGACCATGATGGTGTCATCTGTCGACTATCAATTTGTCATAAAACGTAAACTCATTTGCTATATATAGGAATTCCGCGCCTTTACGCGCCGTTATTATCATGACCGAGTCGAATCAAAACGCCCCCATGAGTCTGCTAGCCACTTGCCCGAAAGGCATTGAAGGGTTGCTCCACGATGAGCTAGTGGCATTGGGCGCCACGCCAGGTAAAACCACTGTAGCGGGCGTCTATTTCACTGCCAGCCAAGCTATCGCTTATCGTGTTTGCCTGTGGTCTCGGTTAGCTAACCGGGTCATTTTGACCCTGGTACGCGAATCGATGATCGACACAGCCGATCAGGTGCGCGATGCAGTTGCTCGCATTGCCTGGACTCAACACTTGGCGCCCGGCAATACGCTGGCAGTCGATTTTCACGGCCGCAGCGAACAGATTCGCCACACCCGCTTTGGTGCACAAACCGTTAAGGACGGTGTGGTCGATGCACTCCAAATGGCCGGGCAAGAACGCCCCAACGTTGATACCAAAACGCCGCATTTGCGTATCTACGCCCACTTGCACCGTATGAACTTAACTATTGGGCTGGATCTCTCTGGTGAGAGTCTGCACCGCCGCGGCTACCGCCGGGATGTAGGCCATGCGCCGCTTAAAGAGAATCTGGCGGCGGCACTGCTGGTGCGCGCAGGCTGGCCCGAGCGCCTCAAAGCCGGTGAACCGTTGATTGATCCGCTTTGTGGTGCAGGCACGCTACTGATCGAAGCCGCCATGATGGCCGCTGACCAAGCGCCAAACCTGAACCGCGATCGGTTCGGCTTCCACGGCTGGGCAGGGC
This window encodes:
- the rmf gene encoding ribosome modulation factor, with the translated sequence MKRQKRDRFQRAYVHGYKAGVSGRSRDDCPSQDINLREYWMSGWREGRGDQWDGMTGISGIHKNPMVMT